A stretch of the Marivirga tractuosa DSM 4126 genome encodes the following:
- a CDS encoding DUF3109 family protein yields the protein MILVGNAVITDDIKDKNFVCNIEKCKGACCVEGDLGAPLTEEELPIMKEIYPKVKPYLSAEGIKAIEEQGEYIEDWEGDFSTTTINEKECAYAVYDEKGILKCGIEQAHNDGKIDFLKPISCHLYPVRITKYDDYDALNYDRWEICNPACDFGEKLGVPLYKFLKDALIRNYSKEWYEELVKEIEVDNSKD from the coding sequence ATGATATTAGTTGGCAATGCAGTCATCACTGATGACATTAAAGATAAAAATTTTGTTTGCAACATTGAAAAATGCAAAGGTGCTTGTTGCGTGGAAGGCGATTTGGGTGCTCCTCTAACAGAAGAGGAACTCCCTATAATGAAGGAAATATACCCAAAAGTAAAGCCTTATTTATCAGCAGAAGGTATTAAAGCTATAGAAGAGCAGGGAGAGTACATAGAAGATTGGGAAGGAGATTTTAGTACCACCACCATAAACGAAAAAGAATGTGCTTATGCGGTTTACGATGAAAAAGGAATTTTGAAATGTGGCATTGAACAAGCGCATAATGATGGAAAAATCGATTTCCTAAAGCCTATATCATGTCATTTATATCCTGTCCGGATCACAAAATATGATGACTATGATGCCTTAAATTATGACAGGTGGGAAATTTGCAATCCTGCTTGCGATTTTGGTGAAAAATTGGGTGTACCTCTATATAAATTCTTGAAAGATGCTTTAATTAGAAATTACAGCAAAGAATGGTATGAAGAATTGGTAAAAGAAATTGAAGTTGATAACTCAAAAGATTAA
- a CDS encoding sensor histidine kinase, whose translation MSKLYKYNPLFLWFKNPKTEKKFNLNSFKDDLYALRFVIVLGTTLSIIFIFVDVIRYKADFISIAFRGGMALILITLGGLTFLFKKNNFKFTQYMGILIALFVSSIFFLHYHFNDDPAFDIFLSNILMVLIFITSTIMGMRFRYALMVNTINFVGYIFYIENINYSAIAERQISQLFVIYMVGILASYLLDRQKMTAFINKNELDLEVKKVDELNKVKNKLFSIISHDLRGPIVSLKGILGLYKKGGISETEFKQLTNNLESDLNSSSNLLDNLLAWSKSQLQGLEIKKSSININEEFENLKKLFDSQLKSKGIILDISIPGKSTIYADRESIQIVLRNIISNAIKFTPWGGQITISAKKQKDNKVELNISDSGVGMPPEKIAQLFQVNRDTLIGTSSANGAGIGLLLVKEFVELNNGKVSVESSIGNGTTFHVLLPTQ comes from the coding sequence TTGAGCAAATTATACAAATACAATCCATTATTTCTGTGGTTCAAAAACCCCAAGACAGAGAAGAAATTTAATCTTAATAGCTTCAAAGATGATTTGTATGCTCTACGTTTTGTTATTGTATTAGGTACGACTCTAAGTATTATCTTTATTTTCGTAGATGTCATTCGATACAAAGCAGATTTTATATCCATTGCTTTTCGTGGAGGAATGGCCCTCATTCTCATTACTTTAGGTGGGTTAACATTTCTATTTAAAAAGAACAATTTCAAATTTACTCAATACATGGGGATTTTGATTGCCCTTTTTGTTTCCTCTATTTTCTTTTTACACTATCATTTTAATGATGATCCAGCTTTTGATATTTTCCTATCCAATATTTTAATGGTATTAATATTTATTACCTCCACCATTATGGGAATGCGTTTTAGATATGCTTTAATGGTGAATACAATCAATTTTGTAGGTTACATATTCTATATAGAAAACATTAATTATTCAGCAATAGCAGAAAGACAGATTTCACAACTTTTCGTGATCTATATGGTGGGAATTTTAGCTTCTTATCTACTTGATCGTCAAAAAATGACAGCTTTTATCAATAAAAATGAATTAGATTTAGAAGTCAAGAAAGTTGATGAACTGAACAAAGTTAAGAATAAACTCTTTTCTATTATTTCCCATGATCTTCGGGGTCCGATTGTTTCTTTAAAAGGGATTTTAGGTTTATATAAAAAAGGCGGTATTAGCGAGACAGAATTTAAGCAACTAACCAATAATCTAGAAAGCGATCTAAACAGCTCATCCAATCTTTTAGATAACTTACTAGCTTGGTCAAAAAGTCAATTACAAGGCTTGGAAATCAAAAAATCTTCGATCAATATTAATGAAGAATTTGAAAATTTAAAGAAGTTATTCGATTCACAATTAAAATCGAAAGGCATTATATTGGATATTTCAATACCGGGAAAATCGACCATTTATGCTGATAGAGAAAGTATTCAAATTGTCCTCAGAAATATCATTTCCAATGCCATTAAATTCACACCATGGGGAGGACAAATTACCATTTCTGCAAAAAAGCAAAAAGACAATAAAGTAGAACTCAACATTAGCGATTCAGGGGTGGGAATGCCCCCAGAAAAAATAGCCCAATTATTCCAGGTAAATAGAGACACGCTGATTGGGACTTCTTCAGCAAATGGTGCTGGAATTGGTCTTTTGCTAGTAAAAGAATTTGTTGAATTAAACAATGGAAAGGTGTCGGTTGAAAGCTCCATTGGAAATGGCACAACATTTCATGTTTTGTTACCTACTCAATAA
- a CDS encoding SLC13 family permease — protein MDFQTIATLGVILLAIILFVTEKLSVDLIALVIICSLVITGVISPIEGIQGFSNTATITVAFMFVMSAALLKTGALQFVAYKLSDIFKRNFKLGLVLMMLLIAVISAFINNTPVVAVFIPVVVQIAKSTGKSPSQLLIPLSFASIFGGTCTYIGTSTNVLVSGIAQDFGFEGFGMFQLLPFGLILVSVGTLYMMLIGTRLLPKNRKNEEDLEEKFGMREYLTEIELQDNTDSIGKSIMQSALVKDLKIDILEIKREGTRYNLPQGDFILHAGDILKVRCNLSNIKELKSRAKVLEGSSLKMAGDNLKGTGTSLVEMVISANSEFDGKSLQEVDFRRRYRASPLAIRHREEVLHEDLYDIKLKAGDVLLAEVKSHYVKELRKKEMSQNAPFALLSSDMVIDFNRTQFFIVTGILLTVIALATFGVLDIVISVMAGVVALVLLNILNMREVYKAINWKIVFLLAGVLSFGVALSNTGLDQKIAGGLLNQLGAFGPVVVLSGLYLATSFLTELMSNNATAALMAPIAIAISTQLGLVPTPFLMAVTFAASASFMTPIGYQTNTMVYTAGSYKFTDFTRVGVGLNLLFWVLATIFLPMIFPFQPL, from the coding sequence ATGGATTTTCAAACTATTGCGACCTTAGGGGTCATTTTATTGGCAATAATTCTTTTTGTAACTGAAAAGCTATCCGTTGATTTAATTGCCTTGGTGATAATCTGTTCTTTGGTGATTACTGGGGTAATAAGTCCTATAGAAGGAATTCAAGGGTTTAGCAATACGGCTACTATCACAGTAGCTTTTATGTTTGTAATGAGCGCTGCCCTCTTGAAAACTGGTGCTTTGCAGTTTGTAGCTTATAAACTATCAGATATTTTCAAAAGAAATTTTAAATTAGGCTTGGTATTGATGATGCTGCTCATAGCAGTTATTTCAGCTTTTATTAATAACACGCCTGTTGTAGCAGTTTTTATTCCAGTTGTAGTTCAGATTGCGAAAAGTACGGGAAAGAGTCCGTCACAGCTTTTAATTCCTCTTTCTTTTGCCTCTATATTTGGAGGTACCTGTACTTATATAGGTACATCTACTAATGTACTAGTAAGTGGTATTGCTCAGGATTTCGGGTTTGAAGGGTTTGGTATGTTTCAATTACTACCTTTTGGCTTGATTTTAGTTTCTGTTGGTACACTTTATATGATGTTGATCGGAACTCGGCTCTTACCAAAAAACAGAAAAAATGAGGAGGACTTAGAGGAGAAATTCGGAATGAGAGAATATCTAACAGAAATTGAATTACAAGATAATACGGATTCAATAGGAAAGTCAATCATGCAAAGTGCTCTGGTAAAAGATTTGAAGATTGATATTTTGGAAATCAAGAGGGAGGGGACTCGCTACAATTTGCCCCAAGGTGATTTTATATTGCATGCCGGTGATATTTTGAAAGTTCGATGTAATTTATCGAACATCAAAGAGTTGAAAAGCAGGGCTAAGGTATTAGAAGGCTCTTCATTAAAAATGGCAGGAGATAATTTGAAAGGGACGGGCACATCTCTGGTTGAAATGGTTATCAGTGCTAATTCTGAATTTGATGGGAAAAGTTTGCAAGAAGTTGATTTTAGAAGACGTTACAGGGCTTCCCCTTTAGCTATACGTCATAGAGAGGAAGTTTTGCATGAGGATTTATATGATATAAAGCTTAAAGCTGGTGATGTATTATTGGCGGAAGTAAAATCTCACTATGTTAAGGAATTACGGAAAAAGGAGATGAGTCAAAATGCACCTTTTGCATTACTCTCTTCTGATATGGTTATCGACTTCAATAGAACGCAGTTTTTCATAGTGACCGGCATTCTATTAACTGTTATAGCATTGGCTACTTTTGGAGTATTGGACATTGTGATTTCTGTTATGGCCGGTGTTGTCGCATTGGTTTTGCTTAATATTCTAAATATGCGAGAAGTCTATAAAGCCATTAACTGGAAAATAGTGTTTTTGCTTGCTGGAGTTTTGAGTTTCGGAGTGGCTTTAAGCAACACGGGATTAGATCAAAAAATAGCAGGAGGGCTTTTAAATCAGCTAGGCGCATTTGGGCCTGTGGTGGTGCTGAGTGGTTTGTATTTAGCTACCTCATTTTTAACAGAGTTAATGTCCAATAATGCTACTGCAGCTTTGATGGCACCAATTGCGATAGCTATCAGTACACAGTTAGGCTTAGTACCTACACCCTTTCTGATGGCGGTTACTTTTGCTGCTTCTGCTAGTTTTATGACTCCCATTGGCTATCAAACCAACACTATGGTTTACACAGCTGGAAGCTATAAATTCACCGATTTCACAAGAGTTGGGGTGGGCTTAAATTTATTATTTTGGGTTTTGGCCACGATTTTCTTACCCATGATTTTCCCTTTTCAACCACTTTAA
- a CDS encoding DUF6122 family protein, whose translation MIPFLIHYSLHFIAPVGIAYLYRPKAWKNTYFVLLGTMLVDLDHLFASPIFDPDRCSIGFHPLHSYYAILVYFFLLFPKRSRLIAIGLLFHMFTDGLDCWLQGTI comes from the coding sequence ATGATACCATTTTTAATTCATTACAGCCTTCATTTTATAGCCCCTGTTGGGATTGCATATCTGTACAGGCCTAAAGCCTGGAAAAATACCTATTTTGTATTGCTAGGCACAATGTTAGTTGATTTAGATCATCTTTTCGCTAGTCCCATTTTCGATCCTGATAGATGTAGTATAGGTTTTCATCCATTACATTCTTACTATGCAATTCTTGTTTATTTCTTTCTACTGTTCCCAAAAAGGAGTCGTTTAATAGCTATCGGACTTCTATTTCACATGTTCACTGATGGTTTAGACTGTTGGTTGCAGGGTACTATTTAA
- a CDS encoding tetratricopeptide repeat-containing sensor histidine kinase, with protein MKVTYLLFILFSFSTNFRAAAQDLSSEEERTINQLSKLRYNYPDSALSLIEDKIQESKKKKTVFLAELLFLKSAIQYIQSDYLASRNTYEELYSLSTELHNEIGIARALNGSGLIYLGRELYEEALKEFEKALEINRKIGDQRNIATNLFNIGICYQELGKWQEAFNSYKESYKISDRNNLATYALMDMNRIGMLFIEKNQLDSAEYYLLKVYESKPNQWEKSYNLSGLTELEIKKGNYNKAIEYGLKSFQIAENIGAKWDASEAAQKLSKAYEGSNSFKKALEFHKLHKAYSDSLLNEEMNREINWAELKQAKAENEQLKIQKDLLSSDKDRNQLIIALLSSLVLFLVILALLYRRHIRQKEKYNQNLGTINRQLAEKKIQIEKQNEDLKQLNNAKNRLFSILSHDLRSPINSVKQLLDIRKSISEVDTEKFMDRLTTEVGNVNHQINRLLKWANTQMDGFKTNPKSIQLDKIIDENLNSIKYIAQEKAIELQHNPSNSFVYIDQEQLHIIINNLLNNSIKYTPKGGCIEINYSEDDKSVFLSIEDNGIGMDKYTLSSLKGDLNERSFSRKGTDKEIGTGLGMLLVKQFLTFNHSNIEIESEEGKGTRFILTFPKATEDI; from the coding sequence ATGAAAGTAACTTATCTACTATTTATTCTATTTTCATTTAGTACCAACTTTCGAGCTGCAGCGCAAGATTTGTCAAGTGAGGAAGAAAGAACCATAAATCAGCTAAGTAAGCTACGCTATAATTATCCTGATTCAGCATTATCTCTCATAGAAGACAAAATCCAAGAATCAAAAAAGAAAAAAACTGTATTTTTGGCTGAATTACTATTCTTAAAATCTGCTATTCAGTATATCCAAAGTGATTACTTAGCATCACGCAACACTTATGAAGAGCTTTATAGCTTATCGACTGAGCTCCATAATGAAATCGGAATTGCCCGAGCGTTGAACGGTAGTGGGTTGATCTATTTGGGGCGAGAACTTTACGAAGAAGCACTAAAGGAATTTGAAAAGGCACTCGAAATTAACAGAAAAATTGGTGATCAAAGGAATATTGCCACAAACCTTTTCAATATTGGCATTTGTTATCAAGAACTAGGTAAATGGCAAGAAGCATTCAACTCTTATAAGGAATCATATAAAATTTCTGATAGAAATAATCTGGCTACTTATGCGTTAATGGATATGAACCGCATTGGGATGTTATTCATTGAAAAAAATCAACTGGATTCAGCTGAATACTATTTACTGAAAGTTTATGAAAGCAAACCCAATCAATGGGAGAAAAGCTATAATCTAAGTGGATTAACAGAATTAGAAATTAAAAAAGGGAATTATAATAAAGCCATTGAATATGGTTTAAAATCCTTTCAAATAGCAGAAAATATCGGGGCAAAATGGGATGCTTCAGAAGCTGCACAAAAACTAAGTAAAGCTTATGAAGGATCAAATTCATTCAAAAAAGCACTAGAATTTCACAAACTTCACAAAGCCTATAGTGACAGCCTTTTAAATGAAGAAATGAACCGTGAAATCAATTGGGCAGAATTAAAACAGGCAAAAGCTGAAAATGAGCAATTAAAAATCCAGAAAGATCTATTATCATCTGACAAGGATCGCAATCAATTAATTATCGCTTTGCTGTCTTCGCTAGTATTGTTTCTTGTCATTTTAGCCTTATTATACAGAAGACATATCAGACAAAAGGAAAAGTATAATCAGAACCTGGGGACTATAAACAGACAGTTAGCTGAGAAGAAAATACAGATTGAAAAGCAAAATGAAGACTTAAAACAACTAAACAATGCTAAAAATCGTCTATTCTCCATACTTTCTCACGACCTAAGATCACCCATAAATTCAGTCAAACAATTACTGGATATCAGAAAAAGCATTTCAGAGGTTGATACTGAAAAGTTCATGGACAGGTTAACAACAGAAGTGGGAAATGTCAATCATCAAATCAATAGGCTGTTAAAATGGGCAAATACTCAAATGGATGGCTTCAAGACCAATCCTAAATCAATTCAGCTCGACAAAATAATAGATGAAAATTTAAACTCCATAAAATACATAGCACAGGAAAAAGCCATTGAATTACAGCATAATCCATCAAATAGTTTTGTTTATATAGATCAGGAACAACTCCATATTATTATCAACAATCTGTTGAATAATTCTATAAAATACACTCCAAAAGGTGGCTGTATCGAAATCAACTACTCAGAAGATGACAAATCCGTCTTTTTGAGCATAGAAGATAATGGCATAGGAATGGATAAGTATACATTATCTAGTTTGAAAGGTGATTTGAACGAACGATCATTCTCCCGAAAAGGAACCGATAAAGAAATTGGAACTGGTTTAGGTATGTTATTAGTAAAACAATTCTTAACATTTAATCATTCAAATATTGAAATTGAAAGTGAGGAAGGGAAAGGAACACGCTTTATTTTGACATTTCCAAAAGCAACTGAAGACATATAA
- a CDS encoding IGHMBP2 family helicase, giving the protein MNRFTNIDQYKNFFERLIQLERKSEMEFHLNEIMLLSAPQREAKGRAILNLSGKDSGTGIGGVYLVKLVRGSGLPDNEISNGDVVIISKDKPSGKEEQATVVSKTKRSITIAYNKTPPYLVYGRNLRLDLYSNDITFQRMLDAIEDLKRLPILQEYIKSNIDLFEENENTKNHSFQQQNLNSKQQEIINQALVTNDIFLIHGPPGTGKTTTLSYLIKSLFEGGKKVLVTAPSNTAVDNILEKLQNLEIPSTRIGNPIRMDENLLNLSLDVQLQDHPDYQQANGIWNAIQVLKKEQNEYIPASGQNRRGLSDNKIIQLASSKKPYRGIQSAKLRKMAKWIKIQQQINKNYEQAQALQLSAIESILEQSPVICATNSSAGSELLKDIIFDVVCIDEATQSTEPEALIPLVKGRKWVLAGDHQQLPPTVKSSEASDLSISLFERFQKELPANRSNILTIQYRMHQEIMRFSNENFYQKKLKAHPSVAKHSLADLPGFDPFPYVNPALEKVVQSSPAVVFVPCEQGVEEQLADSHSWFNKAEIALTKEITDALLSSRLFPEDIGIISPYDQQVSRLKSDLKDYHVEIKSIDGFQGREKEVIIISLVRSNLKEDIGFLRDYRRLNVALTRAKRKLIIIGSPFTLQSNPIYKSLIKKISNP; this is encoded by the coding sequence ATGAACAGGTTTACTAACATTGATCAATACAAGAATTTCTTTGAGCGCTTAATCCAACTAGAAAGAAAATCTGAAATGGAATTTCACCTCAATGAAATTATGTTGCTATCTGCTCCACAAAGAGAGGCTAAAGGTAGGGCGATCTTAAACCTCTCTGGCAAGGACTCCGGAACTGGAATTGGAGGAGTATATTTAGTGAAATTAGTTAGAGGATCTGGGCTTCCAGACAATGAGATTTCCAACGGAGACGTGGTCATCATATCAAAAGATAAACCCAGTGGAAAAGAAGAGCAAGCTACAGTTGTAAGCAAGACAAAAAGAAGCATCACTATTGCTTATAATAAGACTCCACCCTACCTAGTTTATGGCCGTAACTTAAGGTTAGATCTTTACTCAAACGATATAACTTTTCAAAGAATGCTAGATGCAATAGAAGATCTAAAAAGGCTTCCAATCTTGCAAGAATATATAAAATCTAATATTGACTTATTTGAAGAAAATGAAAATACTAAAAATCACTCTTTCCAACAGCAAAATCTTAACTCCAAACAGCAGGAAATAATCAATCAGGCTTTGGTGACAAATGATATTTTTCTAATACATGGCCCTCCCGGAACTGGCAAAACCACAACCTTATCTTACCTCATAAAATCATTATTTGAAGGTGGTAAAAAGGTGCTAGTTACAGCGCCATCCAATACAGCAGTAGATAATATTCTGGAAAAGCTACAAAATTTAGAAATCCCTTCTACCAGGATTGGCAATCCGATCCGAATGGATGAAAATCTACTCAATTTGAGTTTGGATGTTCAGCTCCAAGACCATCCAGATTATCAACAAGCAAATGGAATTTGGAATGCTATACAAGTACTGAAGAAAGAACAAAATGAATACATTCCAGCTTCTGGACAGAACAGAAGAGGATTAAGCGATAACAAAATAATACAACTCGCAAGCAGCAAGAAACCCTACCGTGGAATACAGTCTGCGAAGCTTCGGAAGATGGCCAAGTGGATCAAAATCCAACAACAAATAAACAAGAATTATGAACAAGCTCAAGCTCTACAGCTCAGTGCAATCGAAAGCATTCTAGAACAAAGTCCCGTAATTTGCGCTACTAATTCATCCGCTGGAAGTGAGCTTTTAAAAGACATTATTTTTGATGTGGTGTGTATAGACGAGGCTACTCAATCCACAGAACCGGAGGCTCTAATACCATTGGTAAAAGGTAGAAAATGGGTATTAGCAGGTGACCATCAACAGCTACCTCCTACTGTTAAGTCAAGTGAAGCAAGCGATTTAAGTATCAGTTTATTCGAAAGGTTTCAAAAGGAACTACCAGCAAATAGAAGTAATATCCTCACTATTCAATACAGAATGCATCAGGAAATTATGCGATTTTCCAATGAAAACTTTTATCAAAAAAAATTAAAAGCACATCCCTCTGTTGCAAAACATAGCTTAGCAGACCTACCTGGTTTTGATCCGTTTCCGTATGTAAATCCTGCCCTTGAAAAGGTCGTTCAATCATCACCAGCTGTAGTATTTGTACCTTGTGAGCAAGGAGTTGAAGAACAATTGGCAGATAGTCATTCGTGGTTTAATAAAGCAGAAATTGCTTTAACAAAAGAAATCACTGACGCCTTGCTCTCTTCTAGGCTGTTTCCAGAGGATATTGGCATCATTTCACCTTATGATCAACAAGTAAGCCGTTTGAAGTCGGACTTAAAAGATTATCATGTCGAAATAAAATCAATTGATGGTTTTCAAGGAAGGGAAAAAGAAGTGATCATCATTAGTTTAGTCCGCTCCAACCTAAAAGAGGATATTGGTTTTCTACGTGATTACAGACGTCTAAATGTGGCACTTACCAGAGCAAAAAGAAAACTGATTATTATCGGCAGCCCTTTTACATTGCAGTCGAACCCTATATATAAGTCTTTAATCAAAAAAATTTCTAATCCATAG
- a CDS encoding endonuclease/exonuclease/phosphatase family protein — MKKVLLVAVVLIVVSLMAFYFWASSSVVEKEHYDQVVTYNSEAKSISDTLSVLTYNIGYLSGMTNNRPVDREESLYSQNLARAIDLLSDYDFDFMGLQEVDFQSSRSFNYNQLDSLGVHLNFHQGAYSVNWDKSYVPFPYFPIRNHFGRMYSGQAVLSKMQLLSNELTVFDKPINAPFYYNAFYIDRVMQINKIQLYSDTLIVMNVHLEAFDRETRELQAEEVLVEFNKWSKKYPVILMGDFNSRPPFASEVLEEEKTIEIFLEEPLIGEAISEERYLQNESQFFTFDTADPYERLDYVFYNKNKIRKIESDVLREAEDISDHLPVWMTFTIIE, encoded by the coding sequence ATGAAAAAGGTATTATTAGTAGCGGTGGTGTTAATAGTAGTGAGTTTAATGGCTTTCTATTTTTGGGCAAGTTCGAGTGTAGTTGAAAAGGAACATTATGATCAAGTTGTAACTTACAATAGTGAAGCTAAAAGTATTTCGGATACCTTATCAGTTCTGACTTATAATATTGGTTACTTGTCGGGCATGACCAACAACCGTCCAGTCGATAGAGAGGAGTCTTTATATTCTCAGAATTTAGCGAGAGCAATTGATCTTTTGAGTGATTATGATTTTGACTTTATGGGATTACAAGAAGTCGATTTTCAGTCTTCAAGAAGCTTTAATTATAACCAATTGGATAGTTTAGGTGTTCATTTAAATTTCCACCAGGGAGCATATTCTGTAAACTGGGATAAATCCTATGTTCCATTTCCTTATTTTCCAATTCGTAATCATTTTGGTAGAATGTATTCTGGTCAAGCTGTACTTAGTAAAATGCAATTATTGTCAAATGAATTAACTGTATTTGATAAACCAATTAATGCTCCTTTTTATTATAATGCTTTTTATATTGATAGGGTGATGCAAATTAATAAAATACAATTATATTCAGATACATTAATTGTAATGAATGTTCATTTGGAAGCCTTCGATAGGGAGACTAGAGAACTTCAAGCGGAAGAAGTATTGGTCGAATTCAATAAATGGTCAAAAAAGTATCCAGTAATTTTGATGGGTGATTTTAACAGTCGGCCACCCTTTGCCAGTGAAGTGTTGGAAGAAGAAAAAACCATCGAAATATTTTTGGAGGAACCGCTTATAGGTGAAGCCATATCGGAAGAAAGGTACCTTCAAAATGAATCTCAGTTTTTCACTTTTGATACAGCCGATCCTTATGAAAGATTAGATTATGTTTTTTATAATAAAAACAAGATTCGAAAAATTGAGTCTGATGTATTGCGAGAGGCCGAGGACATATCAGATCATCTTCCTGTTTGGATGACATTCACGATAATTGAGTGA
- a CDS encoding DinB family protein, with the protein MNPKIQKHWARMEEGKAYYDALLQVFNDQQLNFHPDEGAWSMLDVMQHLFTSENISLQFMQNFDFNRKNEKVGLKSEVKTILLVNRLNSKKKYKAPKVLSEKKDSLNISHDAHEFSHQWENLRSEMFSFLDEFPEDKIGHFIFAHPAVGKLNILQTLQFFVAHMKHHQYQIESINHHKDFPK; encoded by the coding sequence ATGAATCCAAAAATTCAAAAGCATTGGGCTCGCATGGAAGAGGGTAAAGCTTATTATGACGCACTCCTACAAGTATTCAATGATCAGCAATTAAATTTTCATCCTGATGAAGGAGCCTGGTCGATGCTGGATGTCATGCAACATCTTTTTACTTCAGAAAATATTAGTTTACAGTTTATGCAAAACTTCGACTTTAATAGGAAGAATGAAAAAGTAGGGCTTAAGTCTGAAGTCAAAACTATTTTGTTGGTGAATCGATTAAATTCTAAGAAAAAGTATAAGGCACCAAAGGTATTATCTGAAAAGAAAGATAGTTTGAATATAAGTCATGATGCACATGAATTTTCACATCAGTGGGAGAATTTACGAAGTGAAATGTTTAGCTTTTTAGATGAGTTCCCAGAAGATAAAATAGGTCATTTTATATTTGCTCATCCTGCAGTAGGAAAATTGAATATTTTGCAGACACTTCAGTTTTTTGTAGCACATATGAAACATCATCAATATCAAATTGAATCTATCAATCACCACAAAGACTTCCCTAAATAA
- a CDS encoding LacI family DNA-binding transcriptional regulator, translating to MSKHNIRLKDIAEELGISIPSVSRALNNKADIGEETKRRVFELAEKLHYQRNQFAINFKNQQSFIIGVIIPQIVHHFFSNVISGIIDEAENLGYGVMLYQSNESYESELKGVETFQKSMIDGLIISLSDNTFKVDHLKNLQEHNVPVVLVDKVNPDMDSAKIICDDYKGAYYATEHLISIGKKKIAHITGSLEPHTTRERCKGFESALRHYNLPLVPNLIKKCNLVSREEGYLTTLALLAEPEIPDAIFCATDPTAIGAIKAIKEKGLRIPDDIAVIGFSDWKMSSIVDPPLSSVSQPDFEMGRKAVELVVKEIQLTRENKPVKHETHVMETSLVLRESTLGKSKKVPLN from the coding sequence ATGAGCAAACATAATATTAGGTTGAAAGATATTGCAGAAGAACTAGGTATTAGTATACCTTCAGTTTCGAGAGCACTGAACAACAAAGCAGATATAGGAGAGGAAACAAAGAGGAGGGTCTTCGAATTAGCAGAGAAATTACATTACCAAAGAAATCAATTTGCTATAAATTTTAAAAACCAGCAATCATTCATTATCGGGGTCATTATACCACAGATTGTTCATCATTTTTTTTCCAATGTTATAAGTGGAATCATTGATGAAGCCGAAAATTTGGGCTATGGTGTTATGCTCTATCAAAGCAACGAGTCCTATGAGTCAGAACTTAAAGGAGTTGAAACCTTTCAAAAAAGTATGATAGATGGCTTAATTATTTCGCTTTCAGACAACACCTTTAAAGTTGATCACCTCAAAAATTTACAAGAACACAATGTTCCGGTTGTACTGGTAGACAAGGTGAATCCTGATATGGATTCAGCAAAAATTATTTGTGACGACTATAAAGGAGCTTACTATGCCACTGAACATCTGATCAGTATAGGAAAGAAAAAAATAGCTCATATCACGGGATCTTTAGAACCTCATACTACCAGAGAGCGGTGCAAAGGCTTCGAATCTGCTTTAAGGCATTATAATTTACCTCTAGTTCCGAACCTTATTAAAAAATGTAATCTGGTTTCAAGGGAAGAAGGTTATTTAACAACATTAGCACTACTAGCGGAGCCTGAAATTCCAGATGCTATATTCTGTGCGACTGACCCAACTGCAATAGGTGCAATAAAGGCAATAAAAGAAAAAGGTCTGCGAATTCCAGACGATATCGCTGTAATAGGATTTAGCGACTGGAAAATGTCTTCCATTGTAGACCCTCCCCTTTCCTCAGTATCACAACCTGACTTTGAAATGGGTAGAAAAGCCGTTGAACTTGTTGTAAAAGAAATTCAACTTACTAGAGAAAATAAGCCTGTGAAACATGAAACTCATGTAATGGAGACCTCATTAGTCTTACGAGAGTCTACTTTAGGAAAAAGTAAAAAAGTGCCACTTAATTAG